A genomic segment from Streptosporangium roseum DSM 43021 encodes:
- a CDS encoding response regulator: protein MSIRVVVADDQELVRGGFSMILDAQPDIAVVAEAGDGAEAVAAVREHRPDLLLLDIRMPRMDGIAAARVVCEETDTKVLMLTTFDQDDYVYDALHAGASGFLLKDVRRDDLVQAVRVVAGGESLLAPSVTRRLIDDMVRRRARPPAPAAALDMLTARERETLELLGRGLSNAEIAATMVVSEHTVKTHVSNVLTKLGLRDRVQAVITAYETGLIQRA from the coding sequence CGATCAGGAGCTGGTCAGGGGCGGATTCTCCATGATCCTGGACGCCCAGCCGGACATCGCCGTCGTGGCCGAGGCCGGCGACGGGGCCGAGGCGGTCGCCGCGGTCCGCGAGCACCGTCCCGACCTGCTGCTCCTGGACATCAGGATGCCCAGGATGGACGGCATCGCGGCTGCCCGGGTGGTCTGCGAGGAGACGGACACCAAGGTGCTCATGCTGACCACGTTCGACCAGGACGACTACGTCTACGACGCGCTGCACGCCGGGGCCAGCGGGTTCCTGCTGAAGGACGTGCGCCGCGACGACCTGGTGCAGGCGGTCCGGGTGGTGGCCGGCGGCGAGTCGCTGCTCGCGCCGTCGGTGACCCGGCGGCTGATCGACGACATGGTGCGCAGGCGGGCCAGGCCCCCGGCGCCGGCGGCCGCGCTCGACATGCTGACTGCCCGGGAACGCGAGACCCTCGAACTCCTCGGCCGCGGCCTGTCCAACGCCGAGATCGCGGCCACGATGGTGGTCAGCGAGCACACGGTCAAGACCCACGTGAGCAACGTACTGACCAAGCTCGGCCTGCGCGACCGGGTCCAGGCGGTCATCACGGCCTACGAGACCGGGCTGATCCAGCGCGCCTGA
- a CDS encoding response regulator transcription factor, which yields MSPRVVIAEDLYLLRDGLVHLLQAHGFEVVAAVESGPELLKALTDERPDVAVVDVRLPPTFTDEGLQAALAARRAVPGLPVLVLSQHVEQLYARELLADGSGAIGYLLKDRVFNAEQFVDAVRRVAAGGTAMDPEVIAKLLASTARHEPLGALTPREREVLELMAGGRSNAAISQRLFLSESAVGKHTASIFGKLGLAPSDDDNRRVLAVLTYLNAARSQP from the coding sequence ATGAGCCCGAGAGTCGTCATCGCCGAAGATCTCTACCTGCTCAGGGACGGCCTGGTCCATCTGCTCCAGGCGCACGGCTTCGAGGTCGTCGCGGCGGTCGAGTCCGGTCCCGAGCTGCTGAAGGCGCTGACCGACGAGCGGCCCGACGTCGCCGTGGTGGACGTACGGCTCCCGCCCACGTTCACCGACGAGGGGCTCCAGGCGGCGCTGGCCGCCCGCAGGGCCGTTCCCGGCCTGCCGGTGCTCGTGCTCTCCCAGCACGTCGAGCAGCTCTACGCGCGCGAGCTGCTGGCCGACGGCTCGGGGGCGATCGGCTACCTCCTCAAGGACCGGGTGTTCAACGCCGAGCAGTTCGTCGACGCGGTCCGCCGCGTCGCCGCCGGAGGCACCGCGATGGACCCCGAGGTGATCGCCAAGCTCCTGGCCAGCACCGCCCGGCACGAGCCGCTCGGCGCGCTGACCCCGCGTGAGCGCGAGGTGCTGGAGCTGATGGCCGGGGGCCGTTCCAACGCCGCCATCTCCCAGCGCCTGTTCCTCAGCGAGAGCGCGGTCGGCAAGCACACGGCCAGCATCTTCGGCAAGCTCGGCCTCGCCCCGTCCGACGACGACAACCGCCGCGTCCTGGCCGTCCTGACCTACCTCAACGCGGCCCGCTCCCAGCCGTAG
- a CDS encoding sensor histidine kinase, which translates to MRRHVVAIGHALALGLLALTDIVLVGLSLVTAMLTGLGMIFFFTPMVTLIRRRTMLTRELTGRWLGTPVAPSYLPPPPPPRPQPDGWYRHERQLYKTPRWPEWNNRWKWLFTDPATWRDGLWLLLNPVLAGTFLLMPFVVAGCFLAAPWYPNPVGTPAAAVVALAAVVAMPWLLRGYGWWNHLMLSPTARAVLAGRVQRLDRVRLEAADSQAAELRRIERDLHDGAQARLVAIGMTLGAVEELMDRDPEAAKALLAKAREASSTALTELRGLVRGIHPPVLAERGLGDAVRALALDSPMKVTVTVDLKTRPDSPVESAAYFSISELLTNAARHGGADRVWIDISGQGRTLRVTVTDDGSGGADPSRGSGLRGIERRLAAFDGVLAISSPPEGPTTAVIDLPDALTWAEPEVSVPMPRWKLVVVGLGWGLGWLPLFPQGLITMVAKIVGADAFSWFLALYLPEPWQWPMIVFNILLGLGMYGVALALPIAHARRHSMTETTIRSLKLDR; encoded by the coding sequence ATGAGGCGACATGTGGTGGCGATCGGCCATGCCCTGGCACTGGGGCTGCTGGCCCTGACGGACATCGTCCTCGTCGGTCTGTCCCTGGTCACCGCCATGCTGACGGGGCTAGGGATGATCTTCTTCTTCACCCCGATGGTCACCCTGATCAGGCGCCGCACCATGCTCACCAGGGAGCTCACCGGCCGGTGGCTGGGCACGCCGGTGGCACCGTCCTACCTGCCGCCCCCGCCCCCGCCCCGGCCCCAGCCCGACGGCTGGTACCGGCACGAGCGCCAGCTCTACAAGACGCCGCGGTGGCCCGAGTGGAACAACCGCTGGAAGTGGCTGTTCACCGACCCGGCCACCTGGCGGGACGGGCTCTGGCTGCTTCTGAACCCGGTGCTCGCCGGGACGTTCCTGCTGATGCCCTTCGTCGTGGCCGGCTGCTTCCTGGCGGCGCCGTGGTACCCGAACCCGGTCGGCACGCCCGCGGCGGCGGTGGTGGCCCTCGCCGCGGTGGTCGCGATGCCCTGGCTGCTGCGCGGCTACGGGTGGTGGAACCACCTGATGCTGTCGCCCACGGCGAGGGCCGTGCTGGCCGGCCGGGTCCAGCGGCTCGACCGGGTCCGCCTGGAGGCGGCGGACTCCCAGGCGGCCGAGCTGCGGCGGATCGAGCGCGACCTGCACGACGGGGCCCAGGCCAGGCTCGTCGCCATCGGGATGACGCTCGGCGCGGTCGAGGAGCTGATGGACAGGGACCCGGAGGCGGCCAAGGCCCTGCTGGCCAAGGCGCGCGAGGCCTCGTCCACGGCGCTCACCGAGCTGCGCGGCCTGGTCCGGGGCATCCACCCGCCGGTCCTGGCCGAACGCGGCCTCGGCGACGCCGTACGGGCCCTGGCGCTGGACAGCCCGATGAAGGTCACGGTCACCGTCGACCTGAAGACGCGTCCGGACTCGCCCGTCGAGTCGGCCGCCTACTTCTCGATCAGCGAGCTGCTCACCAACGCCGCCCGGCACGGCGGCGCCGACCGCGTGTGGATCGACATCAGCGGGCAGGGCCGGACCCTGCGCGTCACCGTCACCGACGACGGCTCGGGCGGCGCCGATCCCTCGCGGGGCAGCGGCCTGCGCGGCATCGAGCGGCGGCTGGCGGCCTTCGACGGGGTGCTCGCGATCAGCAGCCCGCCGGAGGGGCCGACCACGGCCGTCATCGACCTGCCGGACGCGCTGACCTGGGCCGAGCCGGAGGTCAGCGTGCCGATGCCGCGGTGGAAGCTCGTCGTCGTCGGTCTGGGCTGGGGCCTCGGATGGCTCCCGCTGTTCCCCCAGGGGCTGATCACGATGGTCGCCAAGATCGTCGGTGCCGACGCGTTCAGCTGGTTCCTCGCGCTCTACCTGCCCGAGCCGTGGCAGTGGCCGATGATCGTCTTCAACATCCTGCTGGGCCTCGGCATGTACGGCGTGGCCCTGGCCCTTCCCATCGCGCATGCGCGCCGGCACTCGATGACGGAGACCACCATACGCAGTCTAAAGTTGGACCGATGA
- a CDS encoding ABC transporter ATP-binding protein produces MKVIEVDNLRKRYRDHLAVDDVSFTVEEGEIFGVLGPNGAGKTTTVECVAGLRTPDSGTVKVLGGLSGTELKERLGVQLQSAALPAKIKVWEALDLYASFYRTPADQGALMERVGLAGKRDTPYGKLSGGQQQRLSIALALIGSPRVAILDELTTGLDPQARRDTWELIEQVRADGVTIVLVTHFMEEAERLCDRLAVIDSGRVVAVDSPSGLISRVGGQQRVRFRPSGAFDDSVLSALPEVTGVSRDGGQVEVTGTGDLLLAVTTAVAAAGAVPADLRVEQATLDDAFLALTGKKISA; encoded by the coding sequence ATGAAGGTCATCGAGGTCGACAACCTCCGCAAGCGGTACCGCGATCACCTCGCGGTGGACGATGTGTCGTTCACCGTCGAGGAGGGCGAGATATTCGGCGTCCTCGGCCCCAACGGCGCGGGCAAGACGACGACCGTCGAATGCGTCGCCGGCCTGCGCACACCCGACTCCGGCACCGTGAAGGTGCTCGGCGGCCTGAGCGGCACCGAACTCAAGGAGCGGCTCGGCGTCCAGCTGCAGAGCGCCGCGCTGCCCGCGAAGATCAAGGTCTGGGAGGCGCTGGACCTCTACGCCTCCTTCTACCGGACGCCCGCGGACCAGGGCGCGCTGATGGAGCGGGTCGGGCTCGCCGGCAAGCGGGACACCCCCTACGGCAAGCTCTCCGGCGGCCAGCAGCAACGGCTGTCCATCGCGCTCGCGCTGATCGGCAGCCCTCGCGTGGCGATCCTGGACGAGCTGACCACCGGCCTCGATCCGCAGGCCCGCCGGGACACCTGGGAGCTCATCGAGCAGGTCCGCGCGGACGGCGTGACGATCGTGCTGGTCACCCACTTCATGGAGGAGGCGGAGCGGCTCTGCGACCGGCTGGCGGTGATCGACTCCGGCCGGGTGGTCGCCGTGGACAGCCCGTCCGGGCTGATCTCCCGGGTTGGCGGTCAGCAGCGCGTCCGGTTCCGGCCCTCCGGCGCGTTCGACGACTCGGTGCTCAGCGCCCTGCCCGAGGTGACCGGGGTGAGCCGCGACGGCGGCCAGGTCGAGGTCACCGGCACCGGCGACCTGCTCCTCGCGGTCACCACCGCGGTGGCCGCGGCCGGGGCCGTCCCCGCCGACCTGCGGGTGGAGCAGGCCACCCTCGACGACGCATTCCTCGCTCTCACCGGAAAGAAGATCTCCGCTTGA
- a CDS encoding ABC transporter permease: protein MNKMILTEAKLFLREPGGPIFAILLPLALLLGLGSIPGFQTADPALGGQRVIDTQLPGMMVVLSVVTMALTALPATLVAYRESGVLRRMSTTPVRPVRLLVAQVVNNIAVAVIATALLIGLGNLVLGVAVPRSLLAFAGVFLLGSASMFGLGLLIAAVAPSAKSAPGIGSLLMFPLLFLAGMWIPRELLPDLAQRIGDFLPMAPFAQALRDTWAGHAPQPLHLVVMAATVLVTGVLAARLFRWE from the coding sequence ATGAACAAGATGATCCTGACCGAGGCGAAGCTCTTCCTGCGGGAGCCGGGCGGTCCGATCTTCGCGATCCTGCTTCCCCTGGCGCTCCTGCTCGGGCTGGGCAGCATCCCCGGCTTCCAGACGGCGGATCCCGCCCTGGGCGGGCAACGGGTGATCGACACCCAGCTCCCCGGCATGATGGTGGTGCTGTCGGTGGTGACGATGGCGCTGACCGCGCTGCCGGCCACCCTGGTGGCCTACCGGGAGAGCGGCGTGCTGCGCCGGATGTCGACCACCCCGGTCCGGCCGGTCCGGCTGCTGGTCGCCCAGGTGGTGAACAACATCGCGGTGGCGGTCATCGCGACCGCCCTGCTGATCGGCCTGGGCAACCTCGTCCTCGGCGTGGCCGTGCCCAGGAGTCTCCTGGCGTTCGCGGGCGTGTTCCTGCTCGGCAGCGCCTCGATGTTCGGCCTCGGCCTGCTGATCGCCGCCGTGGCGCCCAGCGCCAAGTCCGCGCCGGGCATCGGCTCGCTCCTGATGTTCCCGCTGCTCTTCCTGGCGGGCATGTGGATCCCCCGGGAGTTGCTGCCGGACCTGGCGCAGCGGATCGGCGACTTCCTGCCGATGGCGCCGTTCGCCCAGGCGCTCCGCGACACGTGGGCGGGTCACGCACCCCAGCCGCTGCACCTGGTGGTGATGGCCGCGACCGTGCTCGTCACCGGCGTGCTGGCCGCGCGGCTGTTCCGGTGGGAGTAG
- a CDS encoding TetR/AcrR family transcriptional regulator: MARTKAFDPDVALRAALELFWERGYEATSVTDLVEHLGIGRASLYATFGGKHELYMKSLRRYRETREPSPVVMLSQPGPALPAVRGLVELYTEDSIHDQRRRGCMIVNAAGEMLPGDDTVARFVDAEWTALETALTSALIRAQAQGELAGGRDPRALARFLLVFLQGLRLTAKGLPDPDRLRDAAAQALTILD, from the coding sequence ATGGCGAGGACGAAGGCGTTCGATCCGGACGTCGCGCTCCGGGCGGCGCTGGAGCTGTTCTGGGAGCGCGGCTACGAGGCGACCTCCGTGACCGACCTGGTGGAGCACCTGGGGATCGGCAGGGCGAGCCTGTACGCCACGTTCGGCGGCAAGCACGAGCTCTACATGAAGTCCCTGCGGCGCTACCGGGAGACCAGGGAGCCGTCGCCGGTGGTGATGCTGTCGCAGCCGGGGCCCGCGCTGCCGGCCGTACGGGGGCTGGTCGAGCTCTACACCGAGGATTCCATCCATGACCAGCGGCGACGCGGTTGCATGATCGTGAACGCGGCCGGGGAGATGCTTCCCGGCGACGACACGGTGGCCCGGTTCGTGGACGCCGAATGGACCGCGCTGGAGACCGCGCTGACCTCGGCGCTCATCCGGGCCCAGGCACAGGGGGAGCTGGCCGGGGGCCGCGACCCGAGGGCGCTGGCCCGGTTCCTGCTGGTCTTCCTGCAGGGGCTGCGGCTGACTGCCAAGGGGCTGCCGGATCCGGATCGCCTGCGTGACGCCGCCGCCCAGGCGCTCACGATTCTGGACTGA
- a CDS encoding SDR family NAD(P)-dependent oxidoreductase → MKFQDKVVLVTGGGSGIGRAVAQGFARRGAQVVVAARGQEALDQTVKLIEAEGGRAAALTVDVSDSASVAGLVGRIVERYGRLDIAINNAGVLAMGQVADQPEDDFAQVIDINLNGIFLSMKHQIPAMLAAGGGVIVNFSSQIGTHKRIPGFGAYAASKAGVTALTRTAALEYIGRGIRINAISPGPHDTSMSMRPGETEADRAARVKGQLPIGRVGSLDEITGTVLWLASEDAGFVVGSDIVVDGGSTA, encoded by the coding sequence ATGAAATTTCAGGACAAGGTAGTTCTGGTGACCGGGGGCGGGTCGGGCATCGGCCGGGCCGTCGCGCAGGGGTTTGCCCGCCGGGGCGCGCAGGTGGTGGTGGCCGCGCGGGGGCAGGAGGCGCTCGACCAGACCGTGAAGCTGATCGAGGCCGAGGGCGGCCGGGCCGCCGCGCTGACCGTGGACGTCTCCGACTCCGCCTCGGTCGCCGGCCTGGTGGGCCGGATCGTGGAGCGGTACGGCAGGCTGGACATCGCGATCAACAACGCCGGCGTGCTCGCCATGGGCCAGGTCGCCGACCAGCCCGAGGACGACTTCGCCCAGGTGATCGACATCAACCTGAACGGGATCTTCCTGTCGATGAAGCACCAGATCCCGGCGATGCTGGCCGCCGGCGGCGGGGTCATCGTCAACTTCAGCTCGCAGATCGGGACGCACAAGCGCATCCCCGGATTCGGCGCCTACGCCGCGTCCAAGGCCGGGGTGACGGCGCTGACGCGCACCGCGGCGCTGGAGTACATCGGCCGGGGCATCCGGATCAACGCGATCAGCCCCGGCCCGCACGACACCTCGATGTCCATGCGCCCGGGCGAGACGGAGGCCGACCGGGCGGCCCGCGTGAAGGGGCAGCTCCCGATCGGCCGGGTCGGCTCCCTCGACGAGATCACCGGCACCGTCCTCTGGCTCGCCTCCGAGGACGCCGGCTTCGTCGTCGGCAGCGACATCGTGGTGGACGGCGGCTCCACGGCCTGA
- a CDS encoding SMP-30/gluconolactonase/LRE family protein: METIEARFETLDDRFKACRGDDRVERLHTGCRWAEGPAYFPAGRFLVWSDIPNDRMLRWDEMTGAVGPFRQPAGYTNGHTVDREGRLVSCEQGNRRVTRTEHDGSVTVIADRWEGRRLNSPNDVVVKSDGSIWFTDPSYGIDTDYEGHRAESEIGACHVYRVDPATGEVRAVAEDFVRPNGLAFSTDESTLYVVDTRINHIRAFGVNEDGTLSGGQVLATCDSGVFDGIRVDTAGRIWAAAGDGVHCFDPDGTLIGKIHIPETVSNLCFGGLKRNQLFITATASVYTILLTVNGAARPS, encoded by the coding sequence ATGGAGACGATCGAAGCGCGTTTCGAGACGCTGGACGACCGGTTCAAGGCCTGCCGGGGTGACGATCGCGTCGAACGGCTCCACACGGGTTGCCGCTGGGCCGAGGGCCCGGCCTACTTCCCGGCGGGCCGTTTCCTGGTCTGGAGCGACATCCCCAACGACCGGATGCTCCGCTGGGACGAGATGACCGGCGCGGTCGGCCCGTTCCGGCAGCCCGCCGGCTACACCAACGGCCACACCGTCGACCGCGAGGGGCGGCTGGTCTCCTGCGAGCAGGGCAACCGCCGGGTCACCAGGACCGAGCACGACGGCTCCGTCACGGTGATCGCCGACCGCTGGGAGGGCAGGCGGCTCAACAGCCCCAACGACGTGGTGGTGAAGTCGGACGGGTCGATCTGGTTCACCGACCCGTCCTACGGGATCGACACCGACTACGAGGGCCACCGCGCGGAGAGCGAGATCGGGGCCTGCCACGTCTACCGCGTGGACCCGGCCACCGGGGAGGTCCGGGCAGTGGCCGAGGACTTCGTCCGCCCCAACGGGCTGGCCTTCTCCACCGACGAGTCCACGCTCTACGTCGTCGACACCAGGATCAACCACATCCGGGCGTTCGGCGTGAACGAGGACGGCACGCTCTCGGGCGGACAGGTGCTCGCCACCTGCGACTCGGGCGTCTTCGACGGCATCCGTGTGGACACCGCCGGACGGATCTGGGCCGCGGCCGGGGACGGCGTGCACTGCTTCGACCCCGACGGCACGCTGATCGGCAAGATCCACATTCCCGAGACCGTGTCCAACCTCTGCTTCGGCGGCCTCAAGCGCAACCAGCTGTTCATCACGGCCACGGCCTCGGTCTACACCATCCTGCTCACCGTGAACGGCGCCGCCCGGCCCTCGTAG
- a CDS encoding Lrp/AsnC family transcriptional regulator, producing MDNIDRELLALLQADATQSYAALGEAVGLSSGATHERVRKLRLRGVIRRTSVDVDPAAVGKGVAAFVMIDANAWMGGEETAAALAALPWIEEAHIVAGAATLLVKVRTSSTEDLQAVLRRLYEVPGVTGTRTVVVLETFFERPLDPRGDSPRG from the coding sequence GTGGACAACATCGACCGCGAACTCCTCGCCCTGCTCCAGGCCGACGCCACCCAGTCCTACGCCGCGCTCGGCGAGGCCGTGGGCCTGTCCAGCGGGGCCACCCACGAGCGCGTGCGCAAGCTCCGCCTGCGTGGCGTGATCAGGCGGACCTCGGTGGACGTCGATCCGGCTGCAGTCGGCAAGGGCGTGGCGGCCTTCGTGATGATCGACGCCAACGCGTGGATGGGCGGCGAGGAGACCGCCGCCGCGCTCGCCGCGCTGCCCTGGATCGAGGAGGCCCACATCGTCGCCGGGGCCGCGACCCTGCTGGTCAAGGTGCGCACCTCCAGCACCGAGGACCTGCAGGCCGTGCTCAGGCGCCTGTACGAGGTCCCCGGGGTCACCGGCACCCGGACCGTGGTCGTGCTGGAGACCTTCTTCGAACGCCCCCTCGACCCCCGGGGCGACAGCCCGCGCGGCTAG
- a CDS encoding winged helix-turn-helix transcriptional regulator, with amino-acid sequence MATETAAQRRDGARAAYDAYLAACPARELLDTISDKWVSLILNALSDGPLRYSDLGRVIAGVSQKMLTQTLRGMERDGLVSRTVTPSVPVRVDYALTDLGRGLQPVMLAIKTWAESNIERVHGARQAYDSRS; translated from the coding sequence ACCGAGACGGCCGCACAGCGGCGAGACGGCGCGCGGGCCGCCTATGACGCCTACCTGGCGGCCTGCCCGGCCAGGGAACTGCTCGACACGATCAGCGACAAGTGGGTCAGCCTGATCCTGAACGCGCTGTCGGACGGACCGCTGCGCTACAGCGACCTGGGCCGGGTCATCGCCGGTGTCAGCCAGAAGATGCTCACCCAGACCCTGCGCGGCATGGAGCGCGACGGCCTGGTCTCCCGCACGGTCACCCCTTCGGTGCCGGTCCGCGTCGACTACGCCCTCACCGATCTCGGCCGCGGGCTCCAGCCGGTCATGCTGGCCATCAAGACATGGGCCGAGAGCAACATCGAGCGGGTCCACGGCGCCCGCCAGGCCTACGACAGCCGGTCCTAG